A portion of the Thunnus albacares chromosome 23, fThuAlb1.1, whole genome shotgun sequence genome contains these proteins:
- the LOC122975402 gene encoding ankyrin repeat and SOCS box protein 13-like: protein MEIENAQPYFFGDIGCWSERTEVHRAASLGQTSQLQQLIQSGASVNIVAVDSITPLHEACLRGQAQCVQLLLEAGAQVDARNVDGSTPLCEACSTGSLECVKLLLEHGAKANPALTSRTASPLHEACMGGNADCVRLLIDMGARLEAYDLYYGTPLHVACSNKHTDCVKVLLNAGAKVNAARLHETALHHAAKNMHVDMIEILMEFGANIYARDKHNKRPVDYTTPGSPSAACLQSYEVTPVSLQQLSRLAVRKKLGTSALKVIGQLGIPKILISYLCYQ from the exons ATGGAGATTGAAAACGCTCAGCCGTATTTCTTTGGAGACATCG GCTGCTGGTCAGAGAGAACAGAGGTCCACAGGGCAGCATCCCTCGGGCAGACCTCTCAGCTGCAGCAACTCATCCAGAGCGGAGCTTCAGTCAACATCGTGGCGGTTGACTCCATCACACCGCTGCACGAGGCCTGCCTCCGCGGACAGGCCCAGTGCgtccagctgctgctggaggctgGAGCCCAG GTGGATGCGAGGAACGTTGACGGCAGCACCCCGCTGTGTGAGGCCTGTTCAACAGGCAGCTTGGAGTGTGTGAAGCTCTTACTGGAGCACGGCGCCAAGGCCAACCCTGCCCTCACCTCCCGCACGGCCTCACCCCTCCATGAGGCCTGCATGGGAG GAAACGCCGACTGTGTGAGGCTCTTGATTGACATGGGTGCTCGTCTGGAGGCGTACGATCTTTACTACGGGACCCCGTTGCATGTGGCTTGttctaacaaacacacagactgtgttAAAGTGCTGCTTAATGCAG GTGCTAAAGTGAACGCTGCCAGGCTGCATGAAACTGCACTGCACCACGCTGCTAAAAACATGCACGTAGACATGATCGAGATACTGATGGAGTTTGGAGCCAACATTTACGCAAGAGATAAACACAACAAGAGACCAGTGGACTACACCACGCCGGGCTCGCCCTCTGCAGCCTGCCTACAGTCTTATGAGG TCACTCCCGtgagtctgcagcagctcagcagGCTGGCAGTGAGGAAGAAGCTGGGCACCAGCGCTCTGAAGGTCATAGGTCAACTGGGCATACCAAAAATCCTCATCAGTTACCTCTGCTACCAGTGA
- the asb13a.1 gene encoding ankyrin repeat and SOCS box protein 13a.1 isoform X2: MELTPARRTVLCDTGLWADRTAIHEAASHGRALQLQQLIESGSSVNVVTLDNITPLHDACIHAHPNCARLLLEAGAQVDVRTIHGSTPLCNACSSGSLECAKLMLEYGAKVNPSLTALTASPLHEACIHGNVEVVKLMIASGARLEAYDVYFGPPLHIACAKGHISCVRELLNSGAVVNSVKFHETALHHAARVNMVDMIELLMEFGANVYVSDNLGRKPIDYTTLGSPSYNCFVFYESNPLSLQQLCRITVRTMLGTRASEVIDQLDISHGIYNYLQYRDHPTSLQSVT, from the exons ATGGAGCTGACACCTGCACGCCGCACAGTTCTCTGCGATACCG GTTTGTGGGCAGACCGGACTGCCATACATGAAGCAGCATCCCATGGCAGagctctgcagctgcagcagctgataGAAAGTGGATCATCAGTCAACGTGGTGACATTGGACAACATCACTCCGCTCCATGACGCCTGCATACACGCTCATCCAAACTGTGCCCGGCTGCTGCTGGAGGCTGGTGCTCAG GTGGATGTACGGACCATCCATGGCAGCACTCCTCTCTGTAACGCCTGTTCCTCTGGCAGCCTGGAGTGTGCCAAGCTGATGTTGGAGTACGGAGCCAAGGTTAACCCGTCCCTCACAGCTCTCACCGCCTCACCGCTCCACGAGGCCTGCATACATG GTAACGTTGAAGTAGTGAAGTTGATGATAGCCAGCGGTGCCCGGCTGGAGGCGTACGACGTCTACTTTGGTCCACCGCTCCACATCGCCTGTGCTAAAGGACACATATCCTGCGTCAGGGAGCTGCTAAATTCAG GTGCCGTTGTGAATTCAGTAAAGTTCCATGAGACAGCCTTGCACCATGCAGCACGAGTCAACATGGTGGACATGATAGAGCTGTTGATGGAGTTTGGAGCCAATGTGTATGTTAGTGACAACCTGGGAAGAAAGCCTATAGACTACACAACGCTTGGGTCTCCTTCGTACAACTGCTTCGTGTTTTATGAAA GTAATCCTCTGAGCCTGCAGCAGCTTTGTAGAATCACTGTGAGGACGATGCTCGGTACCAGAGCCTCAGAGGTCATAGATCAGCTGGACATATCCCACGGCATCTACAACTACCTCCAGTACCGTGATCACCCCACGTCACTACAGAGTGTCACATGA
- the asb13a.1 gene encoding ankyrin repeat and SOCS box protein 13a.1 isoform X1: protein MELTPARRTVLCDTGLWADRTAIHEAASHGRALQLQQLIESGSSVNVVTLDNITPLHDACIHAHPNCARLLLEAGAQVDVRTIHGSTPLCNACSSGSLECAKLMLEYGAKVNPSLTALTASPLHEACIHGKTSAELRQSLTQSFFLIINETCVLLSGNVEVVKLMIASGARLEAYDVYFGPPLHIACAKGHISCVRELLNSGAVVNSVKFHETALHHAARVNMVDMIELLMEFGANVYVSDNLGRKPIDYTTLGSPSYNCFVFYESNPLSLQQLCRITVRTMLGTRASEVIDQLDISHGIYNYLQYRDHPTSLQSVT, encoded by the exons ATGGAGCTGACACCTGCACGCCGCACAGTTCTCTGCGATACCG GTTTGTGGGCAGACCGGACTGCCATACATGAAGCAGCATCCCATGGCAGagctctgcagctgcagcagctgataGAAAGTGGATCATCAGTCAACGTGGTGACATTGGACAACATCACTCCGCTCCATGACGCCTGCATACACGCTCATCCAAACTGTGCCCGGCTGCTGCTGGAGGCTGGTGCTCAG GTGGATGTACGGACCATCCATGGCAGCACTCCTCTCTGTAACGCCTGTTCCTCTGGCAGCCTGGAGTGTGCCAAGCTGATGTTGGAGTACGGAGCCAAGGTTAACCCGTCCCTCACAGCTCTCACCGCCTCACCGCTCCACGAGGCCTGCATACATGGTAAAACTTCAGCAGAGCTAAGACAGAGTCTAACCCAGTCATTCTTCCTCATCATCAATGAAACTTGTGTGCTCCTCTCAGGTAACGTTGAAGTAGTGAAGTTGATGATAGCCAGCGGTGCCCGGCTGGAGGCGTACGACGTCTACTTTGGTCCACCGCTCCACATCGCCTGTGCTAAAGGACACATATCCTGCGTCAGGGAGCTGCTAAATTCAG GTGCCGTTGTGAATTCAGTAAAGTTCCATGAGACAGCCTTGCACCATGCAGCACGAGTCAACATGGTGGACATGATAGAGCTGTTGATGGAGTTTGGAGCCAATGTGTATGTTAGTGACAACCTGGGAAGAAAGCCTATAGACTACACAACGCTTGGGTCTCCTTCGTACAACTGCTTCGTGTTTTATGAAA GTAATCCTCTGAGCCTGCAGCAGCTTTGTAGAATCACTGTGAGGACGATGCTCGGTACCAGAGCCTCAGAGGTCATAGATCAGCTGGACATATCCCACGGCATCTACAACTACCTCCAGTACCGTGATCACCCCACGTCACTACAGAGTGTCACATGA
- the gdi2 gene encoding rab GDP dissociation inhibitor beta: protein MNEEYDVIVLGTGLTECILSGIMSVKGKKVLHMDRNSYYGAESASITPLEDLYKRFSLPGKPPETMGKGRDWNVDLIPKFLMANGQLVRMLLITQVTRYLDFKVIEGSYVYKGGKIHKVPSTETEALSSSLMGLFEKRRFKKFLTFIACFDENDPKTMEGVDPNKTTMRAIFQKFSLGQEVMDFTGHSLALYRTDDYLDQPCIETINRIKLYSESLARYGKSPYLYPLYGLGELPQGFARLSAIYGGTYMLNKPIDEIVVENGKVVGVKSEGEIARCKQLICDPSYAMDRTSKVGQVIRVICILNHPIANTSDVNSCQIIIPQNQVNRKHDIYVCMISFAHNVAAQGKYIAIASTTVETNDPEKEIKPALDLLEPIEQKFVSMSDQYAPTDMGTESQIFISRTYDATTHFETTCDDIKDIFLRMTGSEFDFAEMERGKKDIYGDAAE, encoded by the exons GAATGCATTCTATCAGGCATCATGTCGGTGAAGGGGAAGAAGGTGCTGCACATGGATCGTAACTCCTACTACGGAGCTGAAAGCGCCTCCATCACACCTCTTGAAGAT CTCTACAAGCGCTTCAGCCTTCCCGGCAAACCTCCTGAGACAATGGGAAAAGGCCGGGATTGGAACGTGGACCTCATCCCTAAATTCCTTATGGCCAATG GTCAGCTGGTCCGTATGCTGCTGATCACACAGGTGACTCGCTACCTTGACTTCAAAGTGATCGAGGGCAGCTACGTGTACAAGGGGGGCAAAATCCATAAAGTCCCCTCGACTGAGACCGAGGCTCTGTCATCTA GTCTGATGGGGTTGTTTGAGAAACGGCGCTTCAAAAAGTTCCTGACCTTCATCGCCTGCTTTGACGAGAACGACCCCAAAACCATGGAAGGCGTCGACCCCAACAAGACAACAATGAGGGCCATTTTCCAAAAGTTTAGCCTGGGCCAGGAAGTCATGGACTTTACCGGTCACTCCCTCGCTCTCTACCGCACAGATGA CTACCTGGATCAACCTTGCATCGAAACAATAAACAGGATAAAGCTTTACAGTGAGTCTCTGGCCAGATACGGCAAGAGCCCGTACCTCTACCCACTGTACGGCCTGGGAGAGCTGCCGCAAGGGTTTGCCAG GCTGAGTGCTATCTATGGTGGGACGTACATGTTGAACAAGCCCATTGATGAGATCGTGGTGGAGAATGGGAAAGTGGTGGGAGTCAAGTCTGAGGGAGAG ATTGCCAGGTGCAAGCAGCTGATCTGCGACCCCAGCTACGCTATGGATCGCACCTCCAAAGTGGGTCAGGTGATCAGAGTCATCTGCATCTTGAATCACCCCATCGCCAACACCAGCGACGTCAACTCCTGCCAGATCATCATCCCCCAGAACCAGGTCAACAGGAAGCACG ACATCTACGTTTGTATGATCTCCTTTGCTCACAACGTGGCAGCACAGGGTAAATATATCGCCATCGCCAGCACCACAGTGGAGACAAACGACCCTGAGAAAGAGATCAAGCCGGCCCTGGACCTGCTGGAGCCCATCGAGCAGAAGTTTGTCAGCATGAGCGACCAGTATGCACCAACTGACATGGGCACTGAGAGCCAG ATTTTCATCTCCCGTACATACGACGCCACAACTCACTTCGAGACCACCTGCGATGACATCAAGGACATCTTCCTGAGGATGACGGGCTCAGAGTTTGACTTTGCCGAGATGGAGCGCGGGAAGAAGGACATCTACGGTGACGCCGCCGAGTAG